The Candidatus Nanoarchaeia archaeon genome contains the following window.
TCCTTCTCGCCCAATGGGATGCAGAACGGAGCTCCCATAGAAATCATCAGTGCTCGGCTCCCTATCATCCTGGCCTTTTCGTATCTCGTATACTTCTTTACCAGCCGAATCCTCTTAAAGCTTTTCTTTGCCATGGTTAGATGAGTTTTCTGAGTTCCTTGCTTTTCTCCACTGCAAGGTCAATCATCGCATAAATATCTTCCTCTACGAGGGGAAAATCTCCGCCTTTCTGGAGCGCGCAAAGATCCCCTTCTTTTGTGACCGCAACCGTAAGCCTGGCTTCAGACAGCTGTTCCTCTGCCAGTGACGGGTCTATAAAAATAGTGCCTCCTATCTTATGGACTGTAACCTCCACAGACTCTTCGTTTAATGGAAGCTTTTCCTCTGTGGTGCTCTTGTAATCAATCACTCCGTCAGAAATTTCAGGAAATCTGCAGTTCTTTACCGCAGCTATGGCTGCCAGGGCAGCAGCGTCAAAAAGGTTACCATCATCATTAACTGAGATGATATCAATCACGACAATCCATGCCTTTTCTCCAGGCGTGATGCACAATCTCTTAAAATCAATAACTGCAGCCTCCCTAATCCCCCGATCAACGACGCGGGCGAGCTCAATGGCTCCAATCCCTGGAGGCCCTGCCTCGAAATCCGGGCTTGACAAGGGCAGCAATTCAGCTCCCACCATGATCGTTCCTTCATCCGGCTTGTCAGGATAGGGTGTGCCAAGCTCCAGCTTCACGCCTGCCAGCACTTCTGTGTCCCCAATTTTCACGCGGCTAGAGCCCTCGGCATTCGGCGATATCCCTGTCTCGACCTGGACGTTCCGGAACTCATTAAGCTTCCTCCCATCCAGCCGGAAGCCTTTTGCAAAAAATTCAAGCATACGTTGCTTTGAGGTTTTCACTACCATCTTCCGTATTTCTCCTTCAGCGCTTTCTGCTGAACCGTGATGATCTTCTTACATGCCTCTTTTGCCAGCATAATGGCCTTCTTCAGCTGATCCTTCGGCATAATTCCATCCATCTGCAAGAGTGTAATCTCCCCCGTGCGTGGCAGGAGCGCAATCGGAATGTCTGCCATGCCTCCGGCATAATCCTCTTCCTCCTTTGAGACATCAATCAGGGCGGTTCCGCCTATATATCCTGCTGCAATCGCGCTCACCATATCCCTCATGGGAATCCCGGCGTCTGCCAATGCTATAGAGGCAGCGCAAATCCCTGCGCATCGTGTTCCTGCATCAGTCTGCGGAAGCTCGATAAAAACATCAACGACTGCATTCGGAAATTCAGTCAAGTCCAGGACCGGAAGCAGCGCTTTCTCGGTTACATGCGAAATCTCGCGCGACCTTCTGTTTGTCCCTGGGCGCACACGCTCCCCTGAGCCTGAGAATGGCATCATGTTATAGCTGCACCGCAGGATCCCTTTTTGGGGGTTCTGAAGAAACCTTGGATACAGGTCTCTTGGCCCATAGACTGCTGCGTATGCGACAGTCTTTCCAATCCTGAAGTAGCCGCTTCCGTCTGCGCGCTTGATGATGCCTGCTTTGGCCTCGATATCCCGAAAATCGTTCACTTTCCTATTGTCTGGACGTGTAAATGCCATTTATACCTTCTTTGCCTCCTTCTTGATCTCGTTCACGTAATCCTCGATCTTCTTGGTGAGTCCAGGAGTGTGGGCCTCCTCTTCCACTTTCTTTATTATCTTGATAAGGCGCACCTCAGCATCGGGCTCGCCTTTGATCCACACAAGCCCGTTTTGGCCTATATAGATCCTGCAGCCTGTTCCCTCCATCAGCGTAACCATGCTGGCATTCTTTCCAATAAGGCGGGGGACTTTATTGGGGTCGACAGAGATGATGGTGCCGCCTTCGAGTTTCCTCAGCTCAGGCCCCCTCATGCTCAAATCAATCAATTTCTGGCTTGTTACGTTAAAAATCTTCGTGAAGATAATATCTCCTATCTTAAAGAACCTGGTTAAATCCGCGCCTTTGCTGACAAACTCAGAGGTTGCATCCTTGACATTCAGCATGGCAGAGTAGGCAGAGTTTGTATCAATCCTCCATCCGGAAAAACTGACATCAGCAACTATCCCGATAATGGTGTCGTCCTTTTTTGGCGCATACTTTCCGGTCAAGGGGATGATATGGGCTGTCCTTCCGCTGAGGCTCAGCAATCCGAAGCGCTGGCAAACGACTGAGTCCTTGTCGCGGTATGTACCGCTCCCTGGGATATAGTCCATGCCTTTGGCAATCTCCTCTCCTGGAACCAGGATATCTTTTTCTTTTGCAAGCAGCGCCATTACTTCTTCTTCAGCTCCCGAATTGCCTTGTCGATCTTCTGCCTTGAGATCTTCGTGAATTTCCGCTCTGCTGTTGTGATATAGGCTGCATCTATCCTGTCTGCATTCAGATTCTTGTCTAATATCTTCCGAAGGCTCTGCAAACACAACATGAACCCCTCCTCAATTGTCATCTTCTCAGAATACTCTTTATGGAGGATCGGCTCAATCTCAGCTTCGCCTTCACCAATGACGCTTGCCTTGTATTGGAAGAAGATCCCTGTTGGGTCAGTCTCAAACAGCTTTGGCCCGTCAGGATCTATGCCTGCAATCAGCAACGCAACCCCAAAAGGCCTCAAACCGCCTGACTGGGTGCAAATCTGGCATAAATCAGAAACCTCCTTGACGACTGACTTGACGTCAATCTCTGAATCGAATGTAATCCGGTTCTGGTGCGCCCTCAACTGGGCGCGCTCAATCAAGACCCTGGCATCAGACAAAATCCCCGAGGCACTTGTGGCAATGTGGTCATCAATCTGCCAGATCTTGTCCACAGATTCAGGCACAATCAAAACGTCAACAATCCTCTTGTCTGTAACCAATAATACGCCGTCGGAGCATACCATGCCGATGGCTGTAGAGCCCTGCTTCACGGTTTTTTTGGCGTACTCCACCTGGAGAAGCCTTCCGTCCGGGCTGAACATAGTTATTGCCCTGTCATATCCCATAATCTGATGTGGCATTGGCTGCATTATCTCACCCCCTCTGTCCTCTGGATTGCTTTTTGTACCATACCGCTAACTCCTAGTGACCTGCAAATAACCTCTTTTCCCTGAATCCTGACGAAGCAAAAGCCTGCCTTGAGATGGTCTACAAACCTGTGCCCAATGCGGATAACTCCTCTCTGGTTTTTCCAGACATCTATAAATTGCACTCCAAACTTGCTTGCTCCTGCAACCCCGAACAGGCTGTGAAGGCTCTGCAAAATCGCTCTCTGGGCATCTCCGAAGCGGGCCGGACTCGCAGACATAATCTCAAACGCCACATATCGCTTCTTTTCCCGCAAACTTGGCTGCAAGGCCTTAATCATCTGTCCTCTCTGAGAAAACAGTGTTCTGCTTCTCTCTC
Protein-coding sequences here:
- the psmA gene encoding archaeal proteasome endopeptidase complex subunit alpha, whose protein sequence is MQPMPHQIMGYDRAITMFSPDGRLLQVEYAKKTVKQGSTAIGMVCSDGVLLVTDKRIVDVLIVPESVDKIWQIDDHIATSASGILSDARVLIERAQLRAHQNRITFDSEIDVKSVVKEVSDLCQICTQSGGLRPFGVALLIAGIDPDGPKLFETDPTGIFFQYKASVIGEGEAEIEPILHKEYSEKMTIEEGFMLCLQSLRKILDKNLNADRIDAAYITTAERKFTKISRQKIDKAIRELKKK
- the rrp4 gene encoding exosome complex RNA-binding protein Rrp4, giving the protein MALLAKEKDILVPGEEIAKGMDYIPGSGTYRDKDSVVCQRFGLLSLSGRTAHIIPLTGKYAPKKDDTIIGIVADVSFSGWRIDTNSAYSAMLNVKDATSEFVSKGADLTRFFKIGDIIFTKIFNVTSQKLIDLSMRGPELRKLEGGTIISVDPNKVPRLIGKNASMVTLMEGTGCRIYIGQNGLVWIKGEPDAEVRLIKIIKKVEEEAHTPGLTKKIEDYVNEIKKEAKKV
- a CDS encoding Rpp14/Pop5 family protein, producing the protein MIKALQPSLREKKRYVAFEIMSASPARFGDAQRAILQSLHSLFGVAGASKFGVQFIDVWKNQRGVIRIGHRFVDHLKAGFCFVRIQGKEVICRSLGVSGMVQKAIQRTEGVR
- the rrp42 gene encoding exosome complex protein Rrp42; the encoded protein is MVVKTSKQRMLEFFAKGFRLDGRKLNEFRNVQVETGISPNAEGSSRVKIGDTEVLAGVKLELGTPYPDKPDEGTIMVGAELLPLSSPDFEAGPPGIGAIELARVVDRGIREAAVIDFKRLCITPGEKAWIVVIDIISVNDDGNLFDAAALAAIAAVKNCRFPEISDGVIDYKSTTEEKLPLNEESVEVTVHKIGGTIFIDPSLAEEQLSEARLTVAVTKEGDLCALQKGGDFPLVEEDIYAMIDLAVEKSKELRKLI
- a CDS encoding exosome complex exonuclease Rrp41 (involved in the 3' to 5' degradation of a variety of RNA species; forms a trimer of heterodimers (hexamer) with Rrp42; Rrp41 is the catalytically active subunit), with protein sequence MAFTRPDNRKVNDFRDIEAKAGIIKRADGSGYFRIGKTVAYAAVYGPRDLYPRFLQNPQKGILRCSYNMMPFSGSGERVRPGTNRRSREISHVTEKALLPVLDLTEFPNAVVDVFIELPQTDAGTRCAGICAASIALADAGIPMRDMVSAIAAGYIGGTALIDVSKEEEDYAGGMADIPIALLPRTGEITLLQMDGIMPKDQLKKAIMLAKEACKKIITVQQKALKEKYGRW
- a CDS encoding DNA-directed RNA polymerase subunit K gives rise to the protein MAKKSFKRIRLVKKYTRYEKARMIGSRALMISMGAPFCIPLGEKDLEELSYDPVKIAKKEFEAGVIPLTVKRPLP